In Papio anubis isolate 15944 chromosome 20, Panubis1.0, whole genome shotgun sequence, a single window of DNA contains:
- the FEM1A gene encoding protein fem-1 homolog A: protein MDLRTAVYNAARDGKLQLLQKLLSGRSREELDELTGEVAGGGTPLLIAARYGHLDVVEYLVDRCGASVEAGGSVHFDGETIEGAPPLWAASAAGHLDVVRSLLRRGASVNRTTRTNSTPLRAACFDGHLEVVRYLVGEHQADLEVANRHGHTCLMISCYKGHREIARYLLEQGAQVNRRSAKGNTALHDCAESGSLEILQLLLGCKARMERDGYGMTPLLAASVTGHTNIVEYLIQEQPGQEQIAGGEAQPGLAQEGPSTSQGCAQPQGAPCCSSSPEEPLNGESYESCCPTSREAAVEALELLGATYVDKKRDLLGALKHWRRAMELRHQGGEYLPKPEPPQLVLAYDYSREVNTTEELEALITDPDEMRMQALLIRERILGPSHPDTSYYIRYRGAVYADSGNFERCIRLWKYALDMQQTNLEPLSPMTASSFLSFAELFSYVLQDRATKGSLGTQIGFADLMGVLTKGVREVERALQLPREPGDSAQFTKALAIILHLLYLLEKVECTPSQEHLKHQTVYRLLKCAPRGKNGFTPLHMAVDKDTTNVGRYPVGRFPSLHVVKVLLDCGADPDSRDFDNNTPLHIAAQNNCPAIMNALIEAGAHMDATNAFKKTAYELLDEKLLARGTMQPFNYVTLQCLAARALDKNKIPYKGFIPEDLEAFIELH, encoded by the coding sequence ATGGACCTCCGCACCGCCGTGTACAACGCTGCCCGTGACGGTAAGCTGCAGCTGCTCCAGAAGCTGCTCAGCGGCCGGAGCCGGGAGGAACTGGACGAGCTgacgggcgaggtggccggcgggGGGACGCCGCTGCTCATCGCCGCGCGCTACGGCCACCTAGATGTGGTGGAGTACCTGGTGGACCGGTGCGGCGCGAGCGTGGAGGCCGGTGGCTCGGTGCACTTCGATGGCGAGACCATCGAGGGCGCGCCGCCGCTGTGGGCCGCCTCCGCCGCCGGCCACCTGGACGTGGTGCGGAGCCTGCTGCGCCGCGGGGCCTCGGTGAACCGCACCACGCGCACCAACTCCACGCCCCTGCGCGCCGCCTGCTTCGACGGCCACCTGGAGGTGGTGCGCTACCTGGTCGGCGAGCACCAGGCCGACCTTGAGGTGGCCAACCGGCACGGCCACACGTGCCTCATGATCTCGTGCTACAAGGGCCATCGTGAGATCGCCCGCTACCTGCTGGAGCAGGGCGCCCAGGTGAACCGGCGCAGCGCCAAGGGCAACACGGCCCTGCACGACTGCGCCGAGTCCGGCAGCCTGGAGatcctgcagctgctgctggggtGCAAGGCCCGCATGGAACGTGACGGCTACGGCATGACCCCGCTGCTTGCGGCCAGTGTGACGGGCCACACCAACATTGTGGAGTACCTCATCCAGGAGCAGCCCGGCCAGGAGCAGATCGCAGGGGGAGAGGCTCAGCCTGGGCTGGCCCAAGAAGGCCCCTCTACCAGCCAGGGGTGTGCGCAGCCTCAGGGGGCCCCATGCTGTAGCTCCTCCCCGGAGGAACCACTGAACGGGGAATCTTATGAAAGCTGCTGTCCCACCAGCCGGGAAGCTGCCGTGGAAGCCTTGGAATTGCTGGGAGCTACGTATGTGGATAAGAAACGAGATCTGCTTGGGGCCCTCAAACACTGGAGGCGGGCCATGGAGCTGCGTCACCAGGGGGGCGAGTACCTGCCCAAACCGGAGCCCCCACAGCTGGTCCTGGCCTATGACTATTCCAGGGAGGTCAACACCACCGAGGAGCTGGAGGCGCTGATCACCGACCCGGATGAGATGCGCATGCAGGCCCTATTGATCCGGGAGCGCATCCTCGGTCCCTCGCACCCCGACACTTCCTATTATATCCGTTACAGGGGCGCCGTGTACGCCGACTCGGGCAATTTCGAGCGCTGCATCCGCTTGTGGAAGTACGCCCTGGACATGCAACAGACCAATCTGGAGCCTCTGAGCCCCATGACCGCCAGCAGCTTCCTCTCCTTCGCGGAACTCTTCTCCTACGTGCTGCAGGACCGGGCCACCAAGGGCAGTCTGGGCACCCAGATCGGCTTTGCAGACCTCATGGGGGTCCTCACCAAAGGGGTCCGGGAAGTGGAACGGGCCCTGCAGCTGCCCAGGGAGCCCGGAGACTCAGCCCAGTTCACCAAGGCGCTGGCCATCATCCTCCACCTGCTCTACCTGCTAGAGAAAGTGGAGTGCACCCCCAGCCAGGAGCACCTGAAGCACCAGACCGTCTACCGCCTGCTCAAGTGCGCACCCAGGGGCAAGAACGGCTTCACCCCTCTGCACATGGCTGTGGACAAGGACACCACAAACGTGGGCCGCTACCCCGTGGGCAGATTCCCCTCCCTGCACGTGGTCAAAGTGTTGCTCGACTGCGGGGCCGACCCGGACAGCAGGGATTTTGACAACAACACACCACTACACATAGCAGCCCAGAACAACTGCCCGGCCATCATGAATGCCCTGATCGAAGCAGGGGCCCACATGGATGCCACCAACGCCTTCAAGAAGACGGCCTACGAGCTGCTGGACGAGAAGCTGCTGGCCAGGGGTACCATGCAGCCCTTCAACTATGTTACCCTGCAGTGCCTTGCGGCCCGGGCCCTGGATAAGAACAAGATCCCTTACAAGGGCTTCATCCCGGAAGATCTGGAGGCATTCATTGAACTGCACTGA